In the genome of Amia ocellicauda isolate fAmiCal2 chromosome 3, fAmiCal2.hap1, whole genome shotgun sequence, one region contains:
- the LOC136746986 gene encoding capZ-interacting protein isoform X2, producing MEDRSAKGMEATEDKPVKPSVAELAGKFKGQPLSCPAGTEGNRPIRRRPPNSLKLKDPGHEEKTATTSSHPPKVKPKNSPLIEKLQANLALSPTALLHSPKSPGIKLQPSPFVSPATTPSSPSVRLHSSEDETPASFEKPAEGVILPSIQKGRARVSIKRRPPTRQHRKSASEEPTGQSSTPAKEHPQQNEEDDVFEMPKEPEELLREAQSIDVEKTQDEPGPKDLQEKEELKSEEGAQDKTQEAPAKEMKSEAVKEPSQYSPLEPQASDSVPQGPIETDPEQACPDRDDSNVKPEEETSPPAEEEKAQKSSGDEKEQPKATGE from the exons GACCGGTCAGCAAAGGGCATGGAGGCCACGGAAGACAAACCCGTCAAGCCATCGGTGGCAGAGCTAGCAGGGAAGTTCAAAGGTCAACCATTGTCCTGTCCTGCAGGAACTGAAGGG AACAGACCAATACGGAGAAGACCTCCAAACTCCCTTAAACTTAAGGACCCCGGACATGAGGAG AAAACAGCCACCACCTCTTCACATCCTCCCAAGGTGAAGCCCAAGAATTCACCGCTCATTGAAAAACTGCAG GCCAACCTCGCTCTGTCGCCCACCGCCCTGCTGCACTCCCCCAAGAGCCCCGGGATCAAACTGCAGCCCTCTCCCTTTGTCAGCCCCGCCACCACTCCCAGCAGTCCCAGTGTGCGCTTGCACTCCAGTGAGGATGAGACGCCTGCTAGTTTTGAGAAACCAGCGGAGGGCGTTATTCTGCCCAGCATCCAAAAG GGACGGGCACGTGTCTCCATCAAGCGCAGACCACCCACCCGACAGCACAGGAAGTCTGCTTCAGAGGAGCCCACTGGCCAAAGCAGCACACCCGCCAAGGAACACCCCCAGCAGAACGAGGAGGACGATGTTTTTGAGATGCCCAAGGAGCCCGAAGAGTTGTTAAGAGAGGCACAGAGCATTGATGTAGAGAAAACACAGGATGAGCCTGGGCCTAAGGACTTGCAGGAAAAAGAGGAGCTTAAGTCTGAAGAAGGAGCACAGGACAAGACCCAGGAAGCTCCAGCCAAAGAAATGAAAAGTGAAGCTGTAAAGGAGCCCAGCCAGTATTCTCCACTTGAGCCCCAGGCTTCGGACAGTGTGCCTCAGGGCCCGATAGAAACAGACCCAGAGCAAGCCTGTCCTGACAGGGACGACAGCAATGTCAAACCAGAGGAAGAAACTAGTCCACCAGCAGAGGAAGAGAAGGCCCAGAAAAGCAGTGGAGATGAGAAG GAGCAGCCCAAAGCCACTGGAGAGTGA
- the LOC136746986 gene encoding capZ-interacting protein isoform X3: MGQWEDRSAKGMEATEDKPVKPSVAELAGKFKGQPLSCPAGTEGKTATTSSHPPKVKPKNSPLIEKLQANLALSPTALLHSPKSPGIKLQPSPFVSPATTPSSPSVRLHSSEDETPASFEKPAEGVILPSIQKGRARVSIKRRPPTRQHRKSASEEPTGQSSTPAKEHPQQNEEDDVFEMPKEPEELLREAQSIDVEKTQDEPGPKDLQEKEELKSEEGAQDKTQEAPAKEMKSEAVKEPSQYSPLEPQASDSVPQGPIETDPEQACPDRDDSNVKPEEETSPPAEEEKAQKSSGDEKEQPKATGE, from the exons ATGGGGCAATGGGAG GACCGGTCAGCAAAGGGCATGGAGGCCACGGAAGACAAACCCGTCAAGCCATCGGTGGCAGAGCTAGCAGGGAAGTTCAAAGGTCAACCATTGTCCTGTCCTGCAGGAACTGAAGGG AAAACAGCCACCACCTCTTCACATCCTCCCAAGGTGAAGCCCAAGAATTCACCGCTCATTGAAAAACTGCAG GCCAACCTCGCTCTGTCGCCCACCGCCCTGCTGCACTCCCCCAAGAGCCCCGGGATCAAACTGCAGCCCTCTCCCTTTGTCAGCCCCGCCACCACTCCCAGCAGTCCCAGTGTGCGCTTGCACTCCAGTGAGGATGAGACGCCTGCTAGTTTTGAGAAACCAGCGGAGGGCGTTATTCTGCCCAGCATCCAAAAG GGACGGGCACGTGTCTCCATCAAGCGCAGACCACCCACCCGACAGCACAGGAAGTCTGCTTCAGAGGAGCCCACTGGCCAAAGCAGCACACCCGCCAAGGAACACCCCCAGCAGAACGAGGAGGACGATGTTTTTGAGATGCCCAAGGAGCCCGAAGAGTTGTTAAGAGAGGCACAGAGCATTGATGTAGAGAAAACACAGGATGAGCCTGGGCCTAAGGACTTGCAGGAAAAAGAGGAGCTTAAGTCTGAAGAAGGAGCACAGGACAAGACCCAGGAAGCTCCAGCCAAAGAAATGAAAAGTGAAGCTGTAAAGGAGCCCAGCCAGTATTCTCCACTTGAGCCCCAGGCTTCGGACAGTGTGCCTCAGGGCCCGATAGAAACAGACCCAGAGCAAGCCTGTCCTGACAGGGACGACAGCAATGTCAAACCAGAGGAAGAAACTAGTCCACCAGCAGAGGAAGAGAAGGCCCAGAAAAGCAGTGGAGATGAGAAG GAGCAGCCCAAAGCCACTGGAGAGTGA
- the LOC136746986 gene encoding capZ-interacting protein isoform X1: MGQWEDRSAKGMEATEDKPVKPSVAELAGKFKGQPLSCPAGTEGNRPIRRRPPNSLKLKDPGHEEKTATTSSHPPKVKPKNSPLIEKLQANLALSPTALLHSPKSPGIKLQPSPFVSPATTPSSPSVRLHSSEDETPASFEKPAEGVILPSIQKGRARVSIKRRPPTRQHRKSASEEPTGQSSTPAKEHPQQNEEDDVFEMPKEPEELLREAQSIDVEKTQDEPGPKDLQEKEELKSEEGAQDKTQEAPAKEMKSEAVKEPSQYSPLEPQASDSVPQGPIETDPEQACPDRDDSNVKPEEETSPPAEEEKAQKSSGDEKEQPKATGE, encoded by the exons ATGGGGCAATGGGAG GACCGGTCAGCAAAGGGCATGGAGGCCACGGAAGACAAACCCGTCAAGCCATCGGTGGCAGAGCTAGCAGGGAAGTTCAAAGGTCAACCATTGTCCTGTCCTGCAGGAACTGAAGGG AACAGACCAATACGGAGAAGACCTCCAAACTCCCTTAAACTTAAGGACCCCGGACATGAGGAG AAAACAGCCACCACCTCTTCACATCCTCCCAAGGTGAAGCCCAAGAATTCACCGCTCATTGAAAAACTGCAG GCCAACCTCGCTCTGTCGCCCACCGCCCTGCTGCACTCCCCCAAGAGCCCCGGGATCAAACTGCAGCCCTCTCCCTTTGTCAGCCCCGCCACCACTCCCAGCAGTCCCAGTGTGCGCTTGCACTCCAGTGAGGATGAGACGCCTGCTAGTTTTGAGAAACCAGCGGAGGGCGTTATTCTGCCCAGCATCCAAAAG GGACGGGCACGTGTCTCCATCAAGCGCAGACCACCCACCCGACAGCACAGGAAGTCTGCTTCAGAGGAGCCCACTGGCCAAAGCAGCACACCCGCCAAGGAACACCCCCAGCAGAACGAGGAGGACGATGTTTTTGAGATGCCCAAGGAGCCCGAAGAGTTGTTAAGAGAGGCACAGAGCATTGATGTAGAGAAAACACAGGATGAGCCTGGGCCTAAGGACTTGCAGGAAAAAGAGGAGCTTAAGTCTGAAGAAGGAGCACAGGACAAGACCCAGGAAGCTCCAGCCAAAGAAATGAAAAGTGAAGCTGTAAAGGAGCCCAGCCAGTATTCTCCACTTGAGCCCCAGGCTTCGGACAGTGTGCCTCAGGGCCCGATAGAAACAGACCCAGAGCAAGCCTGTCCTGACAGGGACGACAGCAATGTCAAACCAGAGGAAGAAACTAGTCCACCAGCAGAGGAAGAGAAGGCCCAGAAAAGCAGTGGAGATGAGAAG GAGCAGCCCAAAGCCACTGGAGAGTGA